Within the Pseudomonadota bacterium genome, the region TAAGATGCTGTCCCTGTTTGTAGCCCCGTATCTGCAATTAGGGTCAGGTCTTGAAATATCAGTTTTTGCCATCATCCCTACTACCAAACTATCATTCATTCTTCTTCTATTTCAACTGGTTGTCAAGGGAAAAAATCAATAAGGTTATCCCTTATACGCCCTGTCGTGAGGGCCTAATTCGATGAATTTAATGGTCTCGTCAATACATTGCGGACAATCATTACAGAGGACAGTACTGTCGTCACCTTTTTTTCTGCATATTTTGCAGTAAAGAAAGATAATTGAAGATTTTAATTCGATGTTTTCCAACCGAAAGTGTCCCGGGGGCCAGGGATTCGTCCCGCCATAGCGGGATGACCCCTTGAATCCATGAACCCTCAAATCATTGGCTTCAGCCGATGGTAGTTGATTTTCTCGTTGAATACATAAGAGTATAAGTGGTATAAAAGATACGTTCAGCAGAATCAGAGATGGAAAAAGATATAAAGTCAATAATAGATAAATTAAAGAAGATGCATGGAAAACCGAGGGTTGAACTTACCTTTACGAATCCACTGGAACTTACTATCAGCACGGTGTTATCAGCACAGTGTACGGATGAAAGGGTAAATAAGGTTACAGAATGTCTTTTCAAAAAGTATAGAACATTAAAGGATTATTTAGATGCCCCCCTTGATGTGCTTGAGGAGGATATAAAATCCACGGGTTTTTATAAGAATAAGGCAAAAAGCATAAAGACTATTGCCCGCGAAATAGTGGAGAGGTTTAGAGGCCGCATCCCTGAGGATGTGGACACCTTTGCCACAATAAAAGGTATCGGAAGAAAATCGGCAAATATGATAGTGGGACTGGCGTATGGAAAACCTGTAATTATCGTTGATACCCACGTGGTGAGGTTATCAAACAGGATTGGTTTTTCCACGAAGGAAGACCCTGATAAGATAGAGGAAGACCTGAAGAGAAAGGTAGCGGAATCTTTGTGGACGGCATTTTCTCTTCTTTTGATACTTCACGGGAGATATGTATGTAAGGCAAGAAAACCCGAATGTGAGCGGTGTCTCCTTAGAGAGGATTGCGATTATAACAATCTGTAATTTTAGATTTTGGATTGCAGATTTTGGATTTAAAGGCCTGATAACTGAAACCATGTATAATATGCAAAGGAGAGAAAATGTCGTTTGAAAAGGAAATATTAACGGATGAGGAACTTAAAAAGCTGAAAGAATTATCGCGCTTAGCAAAGGGCGATATTATCAAGATGACAACGCTCGCAGGCTCGGGGCATCCTGGCGGATCCATCTCTTCCCTTGATATATACCTTGTTGTTTTTTCCTATGCGAATTTAAAAAATGAACCGGGGGACAGGATTATAGTGAGCCATGGCCACACTTCCCCGGGGACATACGCTGCCCTCGCAAGGCTCGGGTATCTTCCCATTGATGAGGTTATTGCCTTTTTCAGGAAGGCAAAAAGCCCATTTGAGGGACATGTGGTCAAAGGTGTACCTTTCATGGGATGGTCTACGGGTAACCTTGGACAGGGATTGTCTGCAGGCTGTGGTTTTGCTATTGCTTCAAAAATCCGTAAAGAAGCATCCCACGTGTATGTGCTTATGGGCGATGGAGAGCAGCAAAAGGGACAGATAACCGAGGCGAGGAGGTTTGCAAAGAAATATGGTCTCTCAAATATTACAGTGGTGGTTGACTATAATCGCCTTCAAATAAGCGGTAGCATTGACAATGTAATGCCCCAGAACATTATAGAGAATTATCTCTCAGATGGATGGGATGTTATTGAGATGAATGGACATGATTATAACGAGATATATACTGCGCTGAAGAAGGCAAGG harbors:
- the nth gene encoding endonuclease III, whose amino-acid sequence is MEKDIKSIIDKLKKMHGKPRVELTFTNPLELTISTVLSAQCTDERVNKVTECLFKKYRTLKDYLDAPLDVLEEDIKSTGFYKNKAKSIKTIAREIVERFRGRIPEDVDTFATIKGIGRKSANMIVGLAYGKPVIIVDTHVVRLSNRIGFSTKEDPDKIEEDLKRKVAESLWTAFSLLLILHGRYVCKARKPECERCLLREDCDYNNL